Proteins encoded together in one Shewanella acanthi window:
- the holB gene encoding DNA polymerase III subunit delta' — translation MVVQQTFNVDSLPWLASPRQAFLAQLQTGKMPHAQLVGIDSAYGGQLLSLFMARTAICTQPTAEGGCGFCKACQLFDAGNHPDFYQIEADGNQIKVDQIRDFCQRLTATAQQSGRRVAIIHQSERLNTAAANALLKTLEEPGKDTLLILQSDSPATLLATISSRCQRIPFVLPTKQQIKSWLIEHCAVQEDVTWCLSVVGGPIKLAQSLLSDGQQPSQYQSLLAYRKDWTQSLSTGHLCGSLLTVSEQQIIDALKVLYLILRQVLLKSSYQDAFTQAQIGNLAAKVMAMSHSLSVMPTVNFLGLCQSYVLEYREITNK, via the coding sequence ATGGTAGTCCAACAGACCTTTAATGTTGATTCTCTGCCTTGGTTAGCCTCACCTAGACAGGCTTTTTTAGCACAGTTACAAACAGGTAAGATGCCCCACGCGCAGTTAGTGGGAATCGATTCTGCTTACGGTGGGCAACTGTTATCGCTATTTATGGCCCGCACCGCAATTTGCACTCAGCCGACAGCTGAGGGGGGATGTGGTTTTTGTAAGGCCTGTCAGTTATTCGATGCGGGAAACCATCCTGATTTTTACCAGATAGAAGCAGACGGCAATCAAATCAAGGTCGATCAAATTCGTGATTTTTGCCAGCGCTTAACGGCCACGGCGCAGCAAAGTGGTCGCCGGGTTGCCATTATTCACCAGAGTGAGCGGCTAAATACCGCAGCAGCAAACGCGCTGCTAAAAACTCTCGAAGAACCGGGTAAAGATACGCTGCTCATTTTGCAATCTGATTCGCCTGCGACTCTACTAGCCACCATTAGCAGCCGTTGTCAGCGAATTCCCTTCGTATTACCGACTAAACAACAAATTAAATCTTGGCTAATTGAGCATTGCGCCGTTCAAGAAGACGTCACATGGTGCTTAAGTGTGGTAGGTGGTCCAATCAAATTGGCACAAAGTCTGCTTTCAGATGGACAGCAGCCCAGCCAATATCAATCATTATTGGCCTATCGCAAAGATTGGACACAAAGTTTGTCTACAGGACATCTCTGTGGTAGTTTGTTAACCGTAAGTGAACAACAAATTATTGATGCTCTTAAGGTTTTATACTTAATCCTAAGGCAAGTGTTGTTGAAATCGAGCTATCAAGATGCGTTCACACAGGCCCAAATTGGCAACCTAGCGGCCAAGGTTATGGCCATGTCGCATAGCCTCAGTGTCATGCCGACTGTCAATTTTCTGGGCTTGTGTCAAAGTTATGTCTTAGAATATAGAGAAATAACAAATAAGTAG
- a CDS encoding PilZ domain-containing protein, whose product MVDLVVNFDTLHQLYRAYMPFIKPAGLFVATSESHYLGEPLNIAYRLPGSTTTNEFRGVVVWINPLGASGGRPVGIGIKIVSEPESHKHHIEKLLSHELASSDLTCTM is encoded by the coding sequence ATGGTAGATTTAGTCGTCAATTTCGATACGTTACATCAGCTTTACCGCGCTTATATGCCCTTTATCAAGCCTGCGGGTCTTTTCGTTGCCACCAGTGAAAGCCATTATTTGGGTGAACCCCTGAACATTGCCTATCGTTTACCTGGCTCAACGACCACTAATGAGTTCCGTGGGGTAGTTGTTTGGATTAATCCGCTTGGGGCTTCCGGAGGACGGCCCGTCGGGATTGGGATTAAGATTGTCTCTGAACCCGAGAGTCATAAACACCATATTGAAAAGTTATTGTCCCACGAGCTTGCTTCGAGCGACTTAACTTGCACTATGTAG
- a CDS encoding TatD family hydrolase, with protein sequence MLIDSHCHLDRLKAAPCQQTLEKILANAKSRGVDYMLCVNVRQQGFESMRDKVAAFEQVFLSSGVHPLDVKEGLDVDEIRRFATEPRVVAIGETGLDYFYADETKALQQQCFEQQIALAVEVNKPLIVHTRDAREDTIHMLKSGQADKVGGVLHCFTENWEMAKAAIDLGFYISVSGIVTFKNAGELRTVIRKVPKDRLLVETDSPYLAPIPHRGQENQPAYVRDVAEFVAELRGERFEELAEYTSENFFNLFKDAARLVGR encoded by the coding sequence GTGCTAATTGATTCACACTGCCATCTTGACCGCTTAAAAGCGGCTCCTTGCCAACAAACCCTTGAAAAAATCCTTGCTAATGCTAAGTCTCGTGGCGTCGATTACATGCTTTGCGTGAACGTGCGTCAACAGGGATTTGAATCCATGCGCGATAAAGTGGCAGCCTTTGAGCAAGTATTTTTGTCCTCTGGTGTGCATCCACTCGATGTGAAAGAGGGTCTCGATGTTGATGAAATCCGCCGTTTTGCCACTGAGCCACGAGTTGTCGCCATTGGCGAAACCGGTTTGGACTATTTCTATGCCGACGAAACTAAAGCGTTGCAGCAGCAATGCTTTGAGCAGCAAATTGCCTTAGCCGTCGAGGTCAATAAGCCGCTGATAGTGCATACCCGCGATGCCCGTGAAGATACTATCCATATGCTCAAATCAGGGCAGGCCGATAAAGTAGGCGGGGTATTACACTGTTTTACTGAGAACTGGGAAATGGCAAAGGCTGCCATTGACTTAGGTTTTTATATTTCTGTCTCTGGTATTGTGACTTTTAAAAATGCAGGGGAGCTTCGAACTGTGATCCGAAAGGTGCCTAAGGATCGCTTGTTAGTCGAAACTGATTCACCCTACCTTGCACCAATTCCGCACCGTGGACAGGAGAACCAACCTGCCTATGTGCGTGATGTAGCTGAGTTTGTTGCTGAGCTGCGTGGCGAGCGTTTTGAAGAGTTGGCCGAGTACACCAGTGAAAACTTCTTTAATTTATTCAAAGATGCGGCGCGATTAGTCGGGCGCTAA
- the rsmF gene encoding 16S rRNA (cytosine(1407)-C(5))-methyltransferase RsmF, producing MVQLNQNFINTIAQEMPSHLSMEDFIAACGRPLRRSIRVNTLKINSEDFKKLMQPKGWTFEAIPWCEDGFWISYDEEEQLGNAIEHIQGLFYIQEASSMLPPTALFTPNANWQYVLDLASAPGSKTTQMAALMQNTGLLVANEYSASRVKVLHANVLRMGASHCALTHFDGRVFGEYLYESFDAVLIDAPCGGEGTVRKDVDALKSWSLDEVIAISDTQKALIESAFLALKPGGSLVYSTCTLNRTENQGVCEYLKQTYPDAVQFESLSTLFEGADKATTPEGFLHVWPQIYDSEGFFVAKLTKTQSVPRLQPEPKLQKNFPFSEASAKQVKAINAYFEEDLGIQLPDELIMVRDDEFWLFPNEFKDFIGRMRFSRIGVKLADHSKHGFKVRHEAIIALANQSISQSAKAVNLTEQEAQAYLMGRDIPLNEVSKAKGEVIVCYGGAPLGMAKHLGNKLKNNLPRDLVKDKVLLLPVLTNK from the coding sequence ATGGTTCAACTAAATCAAAATTTTATCAATACTATTGCCCAAGAAATGCCCTCACATCTGTCGATGGAGGATTTTATCGCCGCCTGTGGTCGACCTCTGAGACGTTCTATTCGAGTTAATACCCTCAAGATAAATAGCGAAGACTTTAAAAAGTTAATGCAACCCAAGGGTTGGACCTTTGAGGCAATCCCTTGGTGCGAGGATGGGTTTTGGATTAGCTACGATGAGGAGGAACAGCTAGGCAATGCCATCGAGCATATTCAAGGCCTGTTTTATATCCAAGAAGCCAGTTCTATGCTTCCGCCAACTGCATTGTTTACGCCCAATGCCAACTGGCAATACGTGTTGGATTTGGCCTCCGCACCGGGCTCTAAAACCACTCAAATGGCTGCGTTGATGCAAAATACGGGCTTGCTGGTTGCCAATGAGTACTCAGCCAGTCGTGTTAAGGTTTTGCACGCCAATGTGCTGCGTATGGGCGCGAGTCACTGCGCCCTCACCCACTTCGATGGCCGTGTATTTGGTGAATACCTGTATGAAAGTTTTGATGCGGTATTAATCGATGCCCCCTGCGGCGGCGAAGGCACAGTGCGCAAAGATGTTGATGCCTTAAAATCCTGGTCTCTCGATGAGGTGATAGCCATAAGCGACACCCAAAAGGCACTGATAGAGTCGGCTTTTCTCGCCCTTAAGCCTGGCGGCAGTTTGGTCTATTCAACCTGTACGTTAAATCGCACTGAAAACCAAGGCGTGTGTGAGTACCTAAAACAAACCTATCCCGATGCAGTGCAGTTTGAATCCTTGAGTACGCTTTTTGAAGGAGCCGATAAAGCCACTACACCAGAGGGCTTTTTGCACGTTTGGCCGCAGATATACGACAGTGAGGGCTTCTTTGTCGCTAAGCTGACCAAAACGCAATCCGTTCCGCGCTTACAACCTGAGCCCAAATTACAAAAGAACTTCCCCTTCAGCGAGGCAAGCGCTAAACAGGTTAAGGCCATTAATGCCTACTTTGAAGAGGATTTAGGGATTCAGTTACCGGATGAGCTCATTATGGTCAGGGACGATGAGTTCTGGTTATTTCCGAATGAGTTTAAAGACTTCATCGGACGCATGCGCTTTTCCCGTATTGGGGTAAAACTTGCTGATCACAGCAAGCATGGTTTTAAAGTTCGCCACGAAGCCATCATTGCTTTAGCAAACCAATCTATAAGCCAAAGTGCTAAAGCCGTCAATTTAACTGAACAGGAAGCCCAAGCATATCTGATGGGGCGAGATATTCCGCTTAATGAAGTAAGCAAAGCCAAAGGTGAAGTAATAGTCTGTTATGGCGGCGCGCCATTAGGCATGGCGAAGCATTTAGGGAATAAATTAAAAAATAACCTTCCTAGGGACTTAGTTAAAGATAAAGTCCTGCTATTACCTGTTCTGACAAACAAGTAA
- a CDS encoding nucleoside recognition domain-containing protein produces the protein MLNRVWLVFFVVALLSIGVQLVSGHLDVLSTSVEALFSSAKLAADISLGLIGVLSLWMGLMRIGEKAGIVGAIARVFEPLLHRLMPEVPRGHPAFGSITMNLTANVFGLDNAATPLGLKAMQDLQSLNPVKTVATNAQILFLVLNTSSVTLVPVTVFLYRAQQGATSPADVFLPILLATTASTLVGLLIVAVVQRISLLNTVVLGYGAVLLAAVVASGFYLMTLSVEAIGTVSTALGNGVLLLLIFSFVIGAGLKKVAVYDEFIEGAKAGFHQAIQLIPYLLAMLLAIGLLRASGALDYLLAVIAALVNVFGVDTRFVDALPTALMKPFSGSGARAMMLETMSHHGVDSFAGRLAAIFQGSTETTFYVLAVYFGSVGIRHGRHALACGLTADVAGMLAAIFVCYWFYG, from the coding sequence GTGCTAAATCGGGTTTGGTTAGTTTTTTTTGTGGTGGCGCTGCTTTCTATTGGCGTGCAATTGGTAAGCGGCCATCTCGATGTGTTGTCAACATCGGTTGAGGCGCTGTTTTCTAGCGCGAAGCTTGCCGCCGATATTTCCCTCGGCCTCATTGGTGTGTTATCCCTGTGGATGGGCCTGATGCGCATTGGTGAAAAGGCGGGCATAGTTGGCGCTATCGCGAGGGTATTTGAACCCTTATTGCATCGACTCATGCCAGAAGTACCGAGGGGGCATCCCGCCTTTGGCAGTATCACCATGAATCTGACCGCCAATGTATTCGGCCTCGATAATGCGGCAACGCCATTGGGGCTTAAGGCTATGCAGGATCTGCAGAGTTTAAATCCTGTCAAAACCGTTGCCACAAATGCGCAGATTTTGTTTCTGGTGCTCAATACGTCATCGGTCACCCTAGTGCCAGTAACGGTATTTTTATACCGTGCCCAGCAAGGGGCGACATCCCCCGCCGATGTGTTTTTACCTATCCTTTTAGCCACAACGGCATCGACTTTGGTGGGCTTGCTAATTGTTGCAGTGGTTCAACGGATTTCACTGCTCAATACTGTGGTGCTTGGTTACGGTGCAGTACTCCTCGCCGCAGTAGTTGCCAGTGGATTTTATTTAATGACCTTGAGCGTTGAGGCCATAGGCACAGTATCGACCGCATTGGGTAATGGTGTACTACTGCTGTTGATCTTTAGTTTTGTGATAGGAGCCGGACTTAAAAAGGTCGCTGTGTACGATGAATTTATTGAGGGTGCGAAAGCGGGGTTTCATCAAGCAATTCAGCTAATTCCCTATTTGCTTGCTATGTTGCTTGCCATTGGATTACTGCGAGCGTCTGGTGCTTTAGATTATCTGCTTGCCGTGATTGCAGCCCTTGTTAATGTTTTTGGCGTTGATACTCGTTTTGTGGACGCGTTGCCAACGGCCTTGATGAAGCCTTTCAGTGGTTCAGGGGCGAGGGCGATGATGCTCGAAACCATGTCCCACCATGGCGTGGATTCCTTTGCGGGACGGCTTGCGGCTATTTTCCAAGGCAGTACCGAAACTACTTTTTATGTCCTAGCGGTGTATTTTGGTTCTGTGGGCATTCGCCACGGTCGCCATGCCTTAGCCTGCGGTTTAACTGCGGATGTTGCCGGTATGCTCGCCGCCATTTTCGTCTGTTATTGGTTCTACGGCTAA